In one Lachnospiraceae bacterium GAM79 genomic region, the following are encoded:
- a CDS encoding S-ribosylhomocysteine lyase, with the protein MEKIKSFQINHLLLNPGIYVSRKDKAGDSVITTFDIRMTKPNFEPVMNTAEIHTIEHLAATYLRNHEDYKDKVIYFGPMGCRTGFYLILAGDYKSEDIVDLMISMFEFIRHYHDPIPGANPRECGNYQDMNLNMANYLAEKFLKEVLYNIGEDRLNYPEG; encoded by the coding sequence ATGGAAAAGATTAAAAGTTTTCAGATTAATCATTTATTATTAAATCCCGGAATTTATGTATCCAGAAAGGATAAGGCAGGGGATTCTGTTATTACCACATTTGATATCCGAATGACAAAGCCAAACTTTGAACCGGTCATGAATACGGCGGAGATTCATACGATCGAGCATCTCGCAGCTACTTATCTCAGAAATCATGAGGATTATAAGGACAAAGTAATTTATTTTGGACCGATGGGATGCAGAACCGGATTTTATTTGATACTTGCAGGTGATTATAAGTCAGAGGATATCGTAGATTTGATGATTTCAATGTTTGAATTTATACGTCATTATCATGATCCGATTCCGGGTGCAAATCCGAGAGAATGTGGAAATTATCAGGACATGAATCTGAACATGGCAAATTACCTTGCAGAGAAGTTCTTAAAAGAGGTTCTTTATAATATAGGCGAAGATCGCCTGAACTATCCGGAGGGTTGA
- a CDS encoding 5'-methylthioadenosine/adenosylhomocysteine nucleosidase produces MLGIIGAMDEEVAKLKEKMEQVHIVEKAGMQFYRGSLCDREVVIVKCGVGKVHAAMCTQAMIDLFPVDGIVNTGIAGSLNAEINIGDIVLAKDALEHDMDVSALGYGPGINPDLKEDENIFKTDVKMLEIALAAAKQAELSVNIFTGRVVSGDQFISSKDKKKWLVDTFDGTCTEMEGASIGHVATMNKVPYLVIRAISDKADDSAEMDYPSFAAMAIDNSVALMTEFIKLC; encoded by the coding sequence ATGCTTGGAATTATAGGGGCAATGGATGAAGAAGTTGCAAAGTTAAAAGAAAAAATGGAACAGGTGCATATTGTTGAGAAAGCCGGTATGCAGTTTTACAGAGGATCCTTGTGTGATCGCGAAGTAGTTATAGTAAAATGTGGTGTCGGTAAGGTTCATGCGGCGATGTGTACACAGGCAATGATCGATCTGTTTCCGGTAGATGGAATTGTAAATACCGGAATCGCCGGTTCATTAAATGCAGAGATCAATATCGGCGATATTGTATTAGCAAAGGATGCGTTAGAGCATGATATGGATGTCTCGGCGCTGGGATATGGACCGGGAATCAATCCGGATTTAAAAGAAGATGAGAATATCTTCAAGACAGATGTCAAAATGCTGGAGATTGCTCTTGCCGCAGCAAAGCAGGCAGAGCTTTCCGTCAATATCTTTACTGGACGCGTTGTAAGCGGAGATCAGTTCATATCAAGTAAAGATAAGAAAAAATGGTTAGTTGATACATTTGACGGAACCTGTACGGAGATGGAGGGAGCATCAATCGGACATGTCGCAACCATGAATAAGGTTCCATATCTGGTTATTCGTGCGATCTCAGATAAAGCAGACGACAGTGCGGAAATGGATTATCCGTCTTTTGCGGCTATGGCAATCGATAATAGCGTAGCGCTTATGACCGAATTTATAAAATTATGCTAA
- a CDS encoding cysteine hydrolase, which produces MRRTLIVIDMQNDFIDGSLGTKEAKVIVEPVKKLIQEYKNRGDEVLYTRDTHGADYLQTNEGKHLPVEHCIKGTNGWEIADGIYAAGCEIIDKPSFGYTGWDRYEFEDVCLIGLCTDICVVSNALIIKALYPEIRVAVDVRCTAGVTPESKAAAFETMKMCQIELIGEE; this is translated from the coding sequence ATGAGACGAACCCTGATCGTAATTGATATGCAGAATGATTTTATTGATGGTTCACTTGGGACAAAAGAAGCAAAAGTAATCGTAGAACCGGTCAAGAAGTTGATACAGGAATATAAAAACAGGGGAGATGAGGTGCTTTATACCAGAGATACCCATGGGGCAGATTATCTGCAGACGAATGAGGGGAAACATCTGCCGGTGGAACACTGTATAAAAGGAACAAACGGATGGGAGATCGCAGATGGAATATATGCAGCCGGCTGCGAGATCATAGATAAGCCATCCTTTGGATATACAGGTTGGGATCGGTATGAATTTGAAGATGTCTGTCTGATCGGGCTTTGTACCGATATCTGTGTAGTTTCAAATGCTCTTATCATAAAGGCGTTATATCCGGAGATTCGCGTGGCAGTCGATGTCAGATGTACGGCAGGAGTTACGCCTGAATCAAAGGCGGCGGCATTCGAAACGATGAAGATGTGTCAGATCGAGCTGATCGGTGAAGAATAA